The genome window TAAGGTTTCAGATTTATCCAGAAGTAATGTTGATTCGTTTATACTATAAATAATAATCTTGCTTATGGCTAATTCATGTTCTTTTATTAATTTATTGAATCTAGCACCTTTGGAGATTAATATTTGGCCTGATGATTCTAATTGGTTAATTTCTGAATCAAGGGGATATGAATTATTATTTTTAGACTTTATTTTTATTTGGGATTTAATAGAACGCTCTTTTAATATTCGATAATCATTATTTATTCCAGGATTAACGTCCCTAGTTTTATTGAGATCTTTTTCAGAAGACATTTATATCACTGAAATAATATTTATTATTACTAAATATATAACTATTATGATTATGTGAAAAAGAATTGAATTAAAGACATTTGAATTTTCTCAAATTAATATCATACAATAAAAAAGTATTAATATTTATTCTTTTAATAATCATATAATAAACAAATTTTTATAAAATGCTTTTTAAATAAAATAATTAGATGGAGAATTATAATGAGTATCGTTAAAATGTCAAAAAAGAACACGGCTGCCATTAAAAAGCCTATAAAAGTGGCTGAAGAAAAAGAAGATATTCGTTCAGATTTTGTTGAAAAAATTAAAAGAAGGTCTAAGCAGAAGCCAGTTGATTTTAAAATTTAATTTTTGGTTTTATGTATAATATTAAAATCAGCCCAGAACTTCTGGAAGAGCTGGAAAACCTTCAAGAAAAGGATTCTAAAAGTTATCAAAACATTGTAAAAAAAGTTCAAAGTATAGCTAATATTTTAGAATTAAACCCTAATCATTGTAAAAATCTCCGGAAACCTTTTGTTAATTCTGCAGAAATAGTATTAATTATATTAATATAGATAATATGGTAGAACTACCATAATGTTATGGTGATACTACCATAATAAACGGAATATAATTTATTATATTTTTGAAAATATATTTAAAAAAACTGTTATAATGATTTTTGATTATTTAAAATGTATATTTAATCTTAAAATCCTTTATTTTATTTATAAAGTTAAATTAATTAATAAAAACTAATTTTTAGAAAACTATATTAATTAATTATACATATATAATATGGTAGAACTACCATAATGTTATGGTGATATTACCATGAAAAAAAAAGATGTGGATATTTTAATTTCATTGTTAGAGAACGATAGTACACAAATAACTATCAGTCAGCTATCTAAAGAGACTAATACTGATTATAAAACAGTACATGATATTGTTAAAAGACTGGAAAAAGAAAATCTAATCTTCCTGGAGAAGTTGGGGAAAGCATATAATATTGTTTTAAATAAAAAAAATCATCACTGCCTTTTTGAAGCTGAATTTAAGCGAAGAGAAGATTTAATCAAGAATCTGGATTTTAAAGTCCTATATAATAAACTAAACAACCTTAGCTTTCCATTTATTTCCCTTATTTTCGGATCTAATGCTAAAAAAGAAGCATTATATGGATCTGATATTGATCTTTTAATAATATGTGAAAAAAATCGTGAAAATGATTTTGAAAGCATTATTTCTTTATTACCCTTGGATATTCATCTTACAACTTTAAATTTTGAAGATTTTATGGATATGGCCATGAGCAAAGAATTTACCGTTGTTTCGGAGGCTATGAAAAATAATATAATATTAGTGGGTATTGAAGATTATTACCGGATGTTAAATAATGTTAGATGATAATAAAATTATTCAGGCAGAAAAAAACGTTAAATCCTATTTTAAAGAGGGGTTATTAAAAAATAAAACTCCTGATGAAAATATTATAAATATTTTAATAAAAAATTCACAAGAGAGTATAAAGGTTGCCGATTTTTTAGATAAAAATGATATGTCTTCTCTGTGGGTTATAGTGTGTTCTTATTACGCCATGTATTATATGGCCAATGCAATACTCTGCAAAATGGGTTATAAAGTAGGTGATCGTATTTCCCATAAAGTAACCAGTGATGCATTGATAGTTTATATTAGAAATAAATTAGAACAAAAATATTTAGAAGACTTTGAGGAAGCAAAAGAAGAGGCTCTAGATGTTACTAAATTGAAAGCAAATGATTTAATAGAAAGCTTTGAATTTGAACGAATTAAAAGATCTAAATTTCAATATAATATGACCGAATCAGTAAAAACATCAAAGGCGAAGACATCATTAGATAGATCTAAAAGATTCCTTTTTGAAATTGAGAAATTATTATTAAAATAGTCATTTTTAAAGGAATAAGCCAAAAAATAAACAATTAACCATTATCTAAATAATTAGAATCAACCCTTTTTTTTAACTACAACCTCTTGAATGCATTTTTAATTTCCTATTATTTTATGAATTAGTCATAAATTTATTTATATCTAGACATCTAGATTATAGATTACTTCTAAGGTGAAAAATATGAAAAAAAAATTTCTTATACTTGCTTTTGTATGTTGTGTTTTTGTAAGCATGACGGCCATTTCAGCCAGTTACTTACCCTCAGGATATTATAATAATGTTAACATTGGTAACTATCAACCAATAGGTGCTGGTCCTTTCAATACTGTAGGGTTTACCATAACCAGCCCATCATCATCAAGCTTAAAAACAGAATGGCGAAGTGAACTAGTTTATGTCAGTTATCATGTTCAAATAGACATAGCATATTATACAACTACTGGAACGCTAAAACGTGTTGCAGATGATTTTGATGTACCGATAATGGGGGATTATAGTGGACATACATTGGAAACCCCGGATATTGACACCTCTAAAAATGTCATTGTAAGTGTAACTTCACAGAAATTGAGTTTTGGAGGCACAACATACAATGATGACAAAATTCCACCTAAAATAATTGCAACTAAACCCCTCAATAACTCCAAACATTTATCTCTAACCTCACCTATAAAGATCAAATTCAGTGAAAAAATCAGCAAAGGAACAAAATTCTCAAAAATCTACATTAAAAACCTAAAAACGAATAAAATCGCAAAATCAACAGTAGCCAGCATATCTGGAAACACCCTAACCATCAAAATGACCAGAAGCAGACTAAGTCTTAACACCTATCGAGTTTATATACCAGCTGGAGCAGTCAAAGATGCTGCAGGAAATAAAAACAAAGGATATGTGCTAAAATTCAAAACAATCAAATACTAATTCTTTTATTTTTTTAAATACAATCTTAAATTCAATAAACATTAAATATGGAAGTAAGTGTTTAGTATTGTCTGAATAATGAATATAAAATGAAATATTATATTGCGATAGTATATCAGTCCTTTAGTTTAAATAAAAATCTATTTCACTCACCACCAACATAATAAAATAAGATAAACATGGTGGAACTACTATTCTTTCTCATAATGCTATTTATAGTGGCCTTAATATCAAGTAAAATTGATAATTTACCGGTATCGGCCCAGATGATTTTCATATTTGCCGGCATAGCAGCCGGCTATTTTTTAACGGGTTTTGTGGATGTGCGAGAACCTCCCATATCCACCATCGTGCTTATAATTGCCGAAGTGGCCCTGGTACTGGTGCTGTTCACCGATGCCTCCCAGGTCAAATTAGGGGCCCTCAAATCAAATCTATTAACCCTAAGACTTTTATCTGTAGGCCTAATATCTACCCTAATCCTGGGAATTCTGGCTGCAGCGGCAATATTCACTGATTTAACTTTTTGGGAAGCTGCCATCATTGGAATAGTTCTGGCCCCTACTGATGCGGCCCTGGGCCAGATTGTAGTTAAAAATAAGAAAATCCCGGAAAAAATCCGCAAAGCCCTGGAAATGGAAAGTGGTTTAAATGATGGATTGTGTGTGCCATTTTTACTGGTATTTATTGCCATAGGCCTGGCTGAGGAGACATTTTCCCCCATGGGATATTTTATAGAGGTGGCCCTGGCCCAGATAGGATTAGGGGCCCTGGTAGGTCTGGGTGTGGGAATCATTGGTTCTGGAGTGGTTATAAAATCCCGTGATAAGGGATGGATCACCCCCGAGTATCAGAGAATCGCCTTTTTAGTTTTAGCCGTAATTTCTTTCCTTTTAGCTGATGAAATTGGGGGCAGTGGATTTATAGCGGCCTTTGTAGGTGGCCTGGCTACAGGATACATCACCCGGGATGCAGGGAAAGTTCTCATTGACTTTGCCGAGGCCGAAGGCCAGTTTCTTAACCTAACAGTTTTCTTTATTTTAGGGATAATAATCGCGGGATTGCTACCATTTATCACCTGGCAAATCGTTCTCTATGCAATTTTAAGCTTAACCATTATCCGTATGCTGCCCGTGGCCCTATCCCTACTGGGGGCCAAAGTTGACATAAGTTCCATCTTATTCATGGGTTGGTTTGGGCCTCGGGGCCTGGCCTCGGTGGTATTGGCCCTGATTGCTTTGGAAGAGCTGGGATCTTTTCCTAGCGAGGATACTTTTATTTTAGTCATTTTTGTAACGGTGCTATTTAGTGTGGTGGCCCATGGGGTGACGGCCCTGCCTTTGTCTAAACGTTATGTAGAACGGTTGAAACACCATTTAAATAGTTAAATTATTATGATAAAAAGTAATATTAATTTTTTTATTTGTCATATAAGTGTCCTATATTTTAATCATTAAAAAGAATATA of Methanobacteriales archaeon HGW-Methanobacteriales-1 contains these proteins:
- a CDS encoding nucleotidyltransferase, translated to MKKKDVDILISLLENDSTQITISQLSKETNTDYKTVHDIVKRLEKENLIFLEKLGKAYNIVLNKKNHHCLFEAEFKRREDLIKNLDFKVLYNKLNNLSFPFISLIFGSNAKKEALYGSDIDLLIICEKNRENDFESIISLLPLDIHLTTLNFEDFMDMAMSKEFTVVSEAMKNNIILVGIEDYYRMLNNVR
- a CDS encoding sodium:proton antiporter, with amino-acid sequence MVELLFFLIMLFIVALISSKIDNLPVSAQMIFIFAGIAAGYFLTGFVDVREPPISTIVLIIAEVALVLVLFTDASQVKLGALKSNLLTLRLLSVGLISTLILGILAAAAIFTDLTFWEAAIIGIVLAPTDAALGQIVVKNKKIPEKIRKALEMESGLNDGLCVPFLLVFIAIGLAEETFSPMGYFIEVALAQIGLGALVGLGVGIIGSGVVIKSRDKGWITPEYQRIAFLVLAVISFLLADEIGGSGFIAAFVGGLATGYITRDAGKVLIDFAEAEGQFLNLTVFFILGIIIAGLLPFITWQIVLYAILSLTIIRMLPVALSLLGAKVDISSILFMGWFGPRGLASVVLALIALEELGSFPSEDTFILVIFVTVLFSVVAHGVTALPLSKRYVERLKHHLNS